CACGGCCTCGAAGGTGGCGGCGATGTCGTCGCGGTGGCTTTCGGAGGCGACGCCGCGGTCGCGCAGGACGTCGAAGGCGGCGTCGGCCAGCTCGCCGACCAGGCTGCGGCGCTGCGCGCCGAGGTCGCGAAGCCGACTGGATCGCTCGCCCCGGGCCACGGCCTCGTCTTGTGCCTTCCGCAGCTGATCACCCAGTGCGGCCAGGCGGGCGACGTCGTCGCGCCGCCGTCGGGCGACGTGGTTCACCGCCCACGCGGCCACGCTGGGGCGCCGGATGGACTTGACCCGCGCGGCGTCCTCCCGTCGCCCGTCGGCTCGCAACTCCTTGGCCAACGCGTCGCGACGGGCGATGAAGTCGTCGACGACGCCCTCGAACAAGGCATCGAGGGCGTCGTCGAACGCGACGGACTGGCGAGGGGCGGGCCGCCGTGGCATGCACTCTGCTTACCCGCCACCTCGCCGATGCAACGCAGAGTCGTCAGGAACCTGGCCCGGCGCGGGAGATGACGACGCCGTCGTCGTCGACCTGCCAGCCGACGACGGGCCGGCCGTCGGCGTCGCCGAGGTGGAAGTAGGGGCCGCTGCGGACGACTTCGCCGACGCCGTCGTCGACGCCGAGTTCCAGCACGGCGTTGCCGTTGCGGTCGAGCCCGAGGACGGGGCCGTGGTGGTCGAGGGCCAGCCAGGCGCGTTGGTGGCCGTCGTCGTCGAGCAGGGCGACGCCGAAGACCTCGCCGGGGCGTTCGGGGTTGCCGATGTCGCCGAGGACGAGCCGGACACGGCCGCCCGCATCGACGATCTCGATTCGGTTGACGGAGACGGACCGGGTTTCGTGGTTGGTGGTCATGCCCGGCCTCCGGGGACGGAGGCGGGTCGGGGGTGCATCGCGGTGGGGGTCATTGCCGCTCCTTGGGGGAAAACGAAGACGCTCTCTCAGATCGGTTTGGCGCCCGAGAAGCGGGCACGGACCGACGATCCAGGGGCGGGGGCACTCCCCGCGAGCCGCTCGGCGGGCCGGGCCGAGGGCGAATGACACCATTGTAATTAGGGGGTGTGTCAGCAAAGGAGGGGGAGGTGGTGGCGGGCGTGGCCGCGGCGATACAGGCGCTGTTCCCCCTCCGTTGCATCCTATAAGTCTACAGAGGAAGTGCCGGGGTTGGCGGCCTCAGGCGCTGACGGTGTCGACCACCTTGTCGAGGCGGCGGCGGGCGGTGTCGAGCAGGCGCTCCACCGCGAAGATCTCCGCCCCGATGTCCTCCCGGCGGGCGCGCATGAAGCCGTCGGCGAGCCCGGTGAGGCGGGAAGTGAGTTCCTCGAGGGCGGTGGCGAGGGAGGAGAGCTCGGCGGCGGCGGGGTCCATCCCCCGATCATCGCTCGCCCCGGGGCGTCTTCACACCCGGCCTGTAGCATCGAGGGCTCGATGTTGAAGCGTCTCGACCTCCGCGGCATCCCCGCAGGCGACCTGCGCGCGTCGTTGCCGCGCCCCGAGGCGGCCAAGGAGCCGCCGGTGGCAGCGGTGCAGGCCATCCTCGCCGACGTGCGGGCCCGGGGCGACGCCGCCCTGCGCGAGTACACCGAGCGCTTCGACGGGGTGACGCCGGCATCGTTCCGCGTCCCCCAGGCCGACCTGGAAGAGGCGCTCGCCGCCATCCCGCCCCTCCTGCGCGAGGCGCTCGAGGCGGCCCGCGCCTCGATCCTCGCCTACCACCGCGAGCAGCTTCACGAGCCGGTGGCCCATGAGCGCGAGGGCGTCACCGTGCGCGAGATCCGGGTGCCGGTGGAGCGGGCGGGCCTTTATGTGCCGGGCGGGCGGGCGCTCTATCCGTCGACCGTGCTGATGACCGCCATCCCGGCCCGGGTGGCGGGCGTCGGGGAAGTCGTCCTGTGCGTGCCGCCGGGCCCCGACGGCACCGTGCCCGCCGCCACCCTGGCCGCTGCCGCCCTGGCGGGCGTCGACGAGGTGTACAGCGTGGGCGGCGCCCAGGCCGTGGCCGCCATGGCTTACGGCACCGAGACCATCCGCCCTGTCGACGTCATCGTCGGCCCGGGCAACATCTACGTGTCGGTGGCCAAGCGGGAGGTCGCCAACGAAGGGCTCGTCGGCGTGCCGTCCGCCTTCGCCGGGCCGTCGGAGGTCGTGGTGGTGGCCGACGAGACCACGCCGGTCGATTTCGCCGCCGTCGACGTGATCGTGCAGGCCGAGCACGGCCCTGACGGCCTGGCATGGTTGGTGACGTGGTCGGAGGACGTGGCCGACCGCGTGAGCGAGGCCGTGGCCCGCATGGTGGCTGCGTCGCCCCGGCGCCAGGAGATCGAATCGACCTTGTCGGACGGCGGCTACGCGGTAATCGTCGACAGCCCCGAGCAGGCCATCGCCGTCTCTAATGCAGTGGCGCCCGAGCACCTCGAACTGCTCGTGGCCGACCCCGAGGCCCTGGTGCCGCTGGTGCGCCACGCAGGCGCGGTGTTCCTCGGGCACTACGCGCCCGCCAGCGTGGGCGACTACATCGCCGGGCCGAGCCACGTGCTGCCCACCTACGGCTCGGCCCGCTTCGGCGGTGCCCTGCGGGTCGACGACTTCTGCAAGTACGTACACGTGGTGTCGCTCGACGAACAGACGCTCGCGCGCCTGGCGCCCCACGTCGCGGCCATCGCCGAGGCCGAAGGACTGGCCGCCCATGCCGAATCGGTGCGCATCCGATGGGCGCCCTGATCCCCCTGCGCGACGACCTCGGCCTCGGTGAGGGCTACCACTCCCCGCAAGTCGCCGTCGACGTCCGCCTCAACACCAACGAATCGCCCTACCCGCCGCCCGCCGCCTGGCGCGACGACTTGCGCGAGATGGTGGCGACCATCCCGTTCCACCGCTACCCCGACCGCTCCGCCCGTGCCTTGCGGGAGGGCCTGGCCGAGCTGCACGACGTACGGCCCGAGCAGGTCTTCGTGGGCAACGGGTCCAACGAGGTGCTGCAGGCGCTGTTCCTCGCCTTCGGCGGACCTGGCCGGCGCGCTGCGGTGTTCGAGCCCACCTACGCGCTGCACTCCCACATCGCCCGGGTCACCGCCACCGAGGTGGTCGAGGGCGAGCGCAACCACGACTTCACCCTCGACCTCGACGCCGTGGGTCGCCTGCTCGACGACGCCGCGCCCGAGCTGACGTTCCTGTGCTCGCCCAACAACCCCACGGGCCGGGTCGAACCCGAAGCGGTGGTGCGTGAAGTCGTCGAGCGTGCCCCCGGGCTGACCGTGGTCGACGAGGCCTACGGGCAGTTCGCCAGCTGGTCGGCCCTCGACCTGGTGGCCGACGACTCGCCCGTCGTCGTCGTGCGCACCTTCTCCAAGACGTGGTCGATGGCCGCCGCCCGCCTCGGCTATGTCGTGGCCCCGGCATCGGTGGTCGAAGGCTTGGAGCGCGTGATCCTGCCCTACCACCTCGACGCCGTGAAGCAAGCGGCAGGCCGCCTCGCCCTGCGCTACCGCAGCGAGATGGAGGCGCGCGTGAAGGCACTGGTCGACGAGCGCCAACGGGTGGCCGCCGCCTTGGCCGGCCTGCCTGTCGAGACGTGGCCGTCGGAGGCCAACTTCATCTTGTTCCGCCCCACGACGCGGGCGGGCGGCGACGTGTGGCAAGCGTTGGTCGAGCGCTCCGTGCTCGTACGCAACTG
The Acidimicrobiales bacterium DNA segment above includes these coding regions:
- the hisD gene encoding histidinol dehydrogenase, yielding MLKRLDLRGIPAGDLRASLPRPEAAKEPPVAAVQAILADVRARGDAALREYTERFDGVTPASFRVPQADLEEALAAIPPLLREALEAARASILAYHREQLHEPVAHEREGVTVREIRVPVERAGLYVPGGRALYPSTVLMTAIPARVAGVGEVVLCVPPGPDGTVPAATLAAAALAGVDEVYSVGGAQAVAAMAYGTETIRPVDVIVGPGNIYVSVAKREVANEGLVGVPSAFAGPSEVVVVADETTPVDFAAVDVIVQAEHGPDGLAWLVTWSEDVADRVSEAVARMVAASPRRQEIESTLSDGGYAVIVDSPEQAIAVSNAVAPEHLELLVADPEALVPLVRHAGAVFLGHYAPASVGDYIAGPSHVLPTYGSARFGGALRVDDFCKYVHVVSLDEQTLARLAPHVAAIAEAEGLAAHAESVRIRWAP
- the hisC gene encoding histidinol-phosphate transaminase, with protein sequence MGALIPLRDDLGLGEGYHSPQVAVDVRLNTNESPYPPPAAWRDDLREMVATIPFHRYPDRSARALREGLAELHDVRPEQVFVGNGSNEVLQALFLAFGGPGRRAAVFEPTYALHSHIARVTATEVVEGERNHDFTLDLDAVGRLLDDAAPELTFLCSPNNPTGRVEPEAVVREVVERAPGLTVVDEAYGQFASWSALDLVADDSPVVVVRTFSKTWSMAAARLGYVVAPASVVEGLERVILPYHLDAVKQAAGRLALRYRSEMEARVKALVDERQRVAAALAGLPVETWPSEANFILFRPTTRAGGDVWQALVERSVLVRNCSTWPRLDGCLRVTIGTPEEDDAFLAALSEVL